The following are encoded in a window of Miscanthus floridulus cultivar M001 unplaced genomic scaffold, ASM1932011v1 fs_343_1_2, whole genome shotgun sequence genomic DNA:
- the LOC136531416 gene encoding uncharacterized protein: MTDAGLQEPGAGGAAGQSGAGAWAWPPAGPRRRAAGLAAWGGDQEKARRRTGGAAAGSDRESPEDERRRPDGVAGRGDGRREGGSGRAQGGRGRGRAALPAAAGHGGAGQRDEETEYILRQRRPEEAEGRAGADGGKAEGRGSGCCGPARGRRARSGSGRGRRRGGRRRAGARATRGPRRPR, translated from the coding sequence ATGACAGATGCAGGACTGCAGGAGCCAGGAGCAGGGGGGGCAGCCGGCCAGTCGGGAGCAGGAGCCTGGGCGTGGCCGCCGGCCGGGCCACGGCGGAGGGCAGCCGGCTTGGCCGCTTGGGGAGGAGACCAAGAGAAGGCAAGGAGGAGAACGGGCGGCGCCGCAGCGGGCAGCGACAGGGAGAGCCCGGAGGACGAGCGCCGGAGGCCGGACGGAGTAGCTGGGAGGGGAGATGGCCGGCGGGAGGGGGGGTCTGGCCGGGCGCAGGGGGGACGAGGCCGGGGCAGGGCGGCGCTGCCGGCCGCGGCTGGCCACGGCGGGGCGGGGCAGCGAGATGAAGAGACTGAGTACATACTGCGGCAGAGACGGCCGGAGGAGGCCGAGGGGAGGGCCGGCGCGGACGGGGGGAAAGCGGAGGGGCGGGGAAGCGGCTGCTGCGGACCGGCGCGCGGGCGCCGGGCGCGGTCCGGAtctggccgcggccgccgccgcggaggGCGGCGTAGGGCGGGCGCGCGGGCCACGCGGGGGCCGCGGCGGCCGCGGTGA